The window AATATGTTAAAAAATACACCCAAGTGCATAGCACCGGCGAAAGCCTTGATCAGTTCCCGGTAGCGCCTTTTGATGGCATAGCTGAAATTTGGTTTGAGCAGATGGAAGATATCAACAAGGTGTTTGCATCTGACAATTACTTTAAAACCATAGCGCCAGATGAAGCCCTGTTTATTGATCGCGAAAAGATCCTTTGGATTTACGCTACTGAAAACGTGGTCATTAGTTAACCACTTCTTTTAATTTAAGATACCATGATTGACCAACATTTAACAGACCGTAATAAAGCTTTGGTACGAAGCTTTTACGAAGGCGGTACCGATAGTGAAGCAAAGGCATATGGTGAGATATTTTTGCCGGAATTCGAAGTTACAGCACCCAATTATTTACCATGGGGCGGCACCAGCAACCTGCAAGCTTACCTTGATGATGTATTGCACCAGGTTACCGCCGTGCTTGATTTTAAACGATGCGAGATCATTTCCCTTGTAGGCGAAAATGAGCACATAATCATACTTATTAATATTGCGCTGGTGGGTACGGCCGACAGGATCAATATCTCTGAACATTGGACCATCAAAGATAACAAGGCACTTTCTTTATGGGTGGCTTATTTTGAACCGGAAGCGTTAATGCAATTAATAGCAAAAAACGCGGCCGCAGCAGTGTAAGCAACCTATTGAATGAAAACCGTTTTGAAACCAGGGGAAGGGATAATTAATATCTCAACTCCTGGCTTTATCAGTTCAAAACGGTATCAAAACAAATCAACAATTATTATTACCGTTATTAAACGGTTACCACTATTTTACCTATTTGCTGGTTAGATTCCAGGAACCGGTGAGCATCAACAAT is drawn from Mucilaginibacter ginsenosidivorax and contains these coding sequences:
- a CDS encoding EthD domain-containing protein produces the protein MIKLCILVPKRADLTLDEFKAHWKDIHGPLFSSQAEVKQYVKKYTQVHSTGESLDQFPVAPFDGIAEIWFEQMEDINKVFASDNYFKTIAPDEALFIDREKILWIYATENVVIS
- a CDS encoding nuclear transport factor 2-like protein; this translates as MIDQHLTDRNKALVRSFYEGGTDSEAKAYGEIFLPEFEVTAPNYLPWGGTSNLQAYLDDVLHQVTAVLDFKRCEIISLVGENEHIIILINIALVGTADRINISEHWTIKDNKALSLWVAYFEPEALMQLIAKNAAAAV